A single region of the Biomaibacter acetigenes genome encodes:
- a CDS encoding GntR family transcriptional regulator — protein MIEKESLKIDDYKTVRDAVFERLRKAILDGFFKPGERLVENQIAEEMGVSRTPVREAIRRLEIEKLVVNLPRKGVMVAPINESQVKEIFNIRGALEGLAVKLAIDNIDSKTLKQMEKILQEMDEAIKKGDLNKEVECNTRFHDCIINASESSKLSEMLRNIHDQIQRFRHRSLSVEGRPQIALSEHQDILQAIKERDKNKAEQLIKNHIENAGKALLKKIHEDGNFKVLS, from the coding sequence ATGATTGAAAAAGAAAGCTTGAAAATTGACGATTATAAAACAGTTAGAGATGCCGTTTTTGAGAGGTTGAGAAAAGCTATTTTAGATGGTTTTTTTAAGCCCGGGGAAAGACTTGTGGAAAATCAGATAGCAGAGGAAATGGGGGTAAGCCGCACTCCTGTCAGGGAAGCCATAAGAAGGCTGGAAATAGAAAAGCTGGTGGTAAATCTGCCCAGAAAGGGTGTAATGGTAGCTCCTATAAATGAATCCCAGGTGAAGGAAATTTTCAATATCAGGGGTGCTCTTGAAGGTCTGGCGGTAAAACTGGCTATTGACAATATTGATTCAAAAACCTTAAAACAAATGGAAAAAATTCTACAGGAAATGGATGAAGCAATAAAAAAGGGGGATCTCAATAAAGAAGTGGAGTGTAACACCCGCTTTCACGATTGTATTATAAATGCTTCGGAAAGCTCAAAACTTTCAGAGATGCTCCGCAACATTCACGACCAGATTCAAAGGTTTAGACACAGGTCACTATCAGTTGAAGGCAGGCCTCAAATTGCACTTTCGGAACACCAAGATATACTGCAGGCTATCAAGGAAAGAGACAAAAATAAGGCAGAACAGCTGATTAAAAACCATATTGAAAATGCAGGAAAAGCGCTCTTAAAGAAAATCCATGAAGATGGCAATTTTAAGGTCTTATCGTAA
- a CDS encoding Crp/Fnr family transcriptional regulator yields the protein MDLDILKKIPIFSGLSNEELGKIKELVQAARYRKGVVIFQEGDPGEAVYFIKSGKIKIYKSDEEGREYILHIFQEGDVFAEAVLLGGGSYPASAEAVEDSVVGFIKNCDLEKLISQNLQISLKIIKVMAGRLREAQEQIKNLAFRDTYDRTACLLHKICLDYGHRTTNGIEVDLPFTRQEMAALVGTSRETVTRVLSDMKKNGIIDMDRQKIIVLNEKRLMRCIRQL from the coding sequence ATGGATCTGGATATTTTAAAAAAAATCCCCATTTTTTCGGGGCTTTCGAATGAGGAACTGGGGAAAATCAAAGAATTGGTGCAGGCGGCGAGATATAGAAAAGGTGTGGTGATTTTCCAGGAAGGTGATCCAGGAGAGGCGGTATATTTCATCAAATCCGGTAAGATTAAAATATACAAGTCGGATGAGGAAGGGCGGGAATACATACTCCACATCTTCCAGGAGGGTGATGTTTTCGCGGAAGCCGTGCTTCTGGGCGGTGGCTCCTATCCAGCCAGCGCCGAGGCTGTGGAAGACTCCGTAGTAGGGTTTATAAAAAATTGTGACCTTGAAAAGCTTATAAGCCAGAACTTGCAGATATCCTTGAAGATCATCAAGGTCATGGCGGGGCGTCTTAGGGAGGCCCAGGAACAGATAAAAAACCTGGCCTTCAGGGATACCTACGACAGGACCGCCTGTTTGCTTCACAAGATCTGCCTTGATTACGGCCACAGGACCACAAACGGCATTGAAGTGGACCTGCCCTTCACCCGCCAGGAGATGGCAGCCCTGGTGGGCACCTCCAGGGAGACCGTCACCAGGGTCTTGAGCGACATGAAGAAAAACGGCATCATAGACATGGACAGGCAAAAGATCATAGTCTTAAACGAAAAAAGGTTGATGAGATGTATAAGGCAATTATAA
- the dnaB gene encoding replicative DNA helicase gives MDNLKVPPYSLEAEQSVLGSMLLSKDAIFVAAERLKSEDFYKESHRKIFEVLVELNENREPVDLITVSEALRSKKLLEQIGGITYLTTLTETVPTAANIAYYCSIVEEKALLRRLISTSSQIMSMAYDSREDAEQVLDEAERMIFEIVQKRRVENFYHIKDILLETFERIEELYNSEGGITGVPTGFPDLDEMTSGLQPSDLILIAARPSMGKTSFALNIAANAAIRYKIPVAIFSLEMSKEQLVQRLLCSESNVDSHRLRTGRLEEDDWPRLAKAMGPLSQAPIFIDDTPGITSLELRAKARRLKAEKGLGLIMIDYLQLMSGKGNSENRQQEISDISRSLKALARELSVPVVALSQLSRAPEIRSDHRPILSDLRESGSQEQDSDVVAFLYRDDYYNPDTEKKNIAEVIIAKQRNGPTGVVELVWLSKFTKFASIERFRQSQAG, from the coding sequence ATGGATAACCTGAAAGTTCCTCCATACAGCCTGGAAGCAGAACAGTCGGTGCTGGGTTCCATGCTGCTTTCAAAAGACGCTATATTTGTAGCGGCAGAGCGCTTGAAAAGCGAAGACTTTTATAAGGAATCCCACCGCAAGATATTTGAAGTGCTGGTAGAACTCAACGAAAACCGCGAGCCTGTAGACCTGATTACCGTTTCCGAAGCCCTTCGTTCAAAGAAACTGCTGGAGCAGATAGGCGGAATAACCTATCTTACCACCCTTACCGAAACCGTTCCTACCGCGGCAAACATAGCCTATTATTGCAGCATTGTTGAGGAAAAAGCGCTGCTGCGCCGGCTCATCAGTACATCCTCCCAGATTATGTCCATGGCTTATGATTCAAGAGAAGATGCGGAACAGGTACTGGATGAAGCCGAGCGTATGATTTTTGAGATTGTGCAGAAAAGACGGGTAGAAAATTTTTACCATATCAAGGACATATTGCTGGAAACCTTTGAACGCATAGAAGAACTTTACAATTCCGAGGGGGGCATTACAGGCGTGCCTACGGGCTTTCCCGACCTGGATGAAATGACTTCAGGCTTGCAGCCATCGGACCTGATACTCATAGCCGCCAGGCCCAGCATGGGTAAAACATCATTTGCCCTCAACATTGCTGCCAATGCTGCTATAAGATATAAAATTCCTGTGGCAATTTTCAGCCTCGAAATGTCAAAAGAGCAGCTGGTGCAGAGACTATTGTGCTCCGAGTCAAATGTGGACAGCCACAGACTCCGCACCGGGAGGTTGGAAGAAGATGACTGGCCTCGCCTGGCAAAGGCCATGGGGCCGCTTTCCCAGGCTCCCATATTCATCGACGACACGCCGGGCATCACTTCCCTGGAACTCAGGGCCAAGGCTCGAAGGCTCAAGGCTGAAAAGGGCCTGGGCCTCATTATGATAGACTATCTCCAGCTCATGTCCGGAAAGGGCAACTCCGAGAACCGCCAGCAGGAAATATCCGATATATCCAGGTCCTTGAAGGCCCTGGCCAGGGAACTGTCCGTGCCGGTGGTGGCCCTGTCCCAGCTTTCCAGGGCGCCGGAGATAAGGTCGGACCATCGCCCTATCCTGAGTGATTTACGGGAATCCGGAAGCCAGGAACAGGACTCCGATGTGGTAGCCTTTTTATACAGGGATGATTACTACAACCCCGACACCGAGAAAAAGAACATTGCGGAAGTCATCATAGCAAAGCAAAGAAATGGCCCCACCGGTGTTGTAGAGCTAGTATGGCTATCGAAATTTACAAAATTTGCAAGTATTGAAAGATTTCGCCAGAGCCAGGCCGGCTAA
- the rplI gene encoding 50S ribosomal protein L9 yields the protein MKVILLKDVKDIGQKGEVVNVAEGYARNYLLPRKLAAEATESSLKQLEQEKKAQERKRQKEKQMAMEQAEMLSKTHLTLKVKAGEQGKLFGSITSRDISDALKKQYNMDVDKRKIELSSPIKSVGDYEVTIKLAPEVETKILIKIVEG from the coding sequence ATGAAGGTTATACTGCTAAAAGATGTAAAGGATATAGGCCAAAAAGGCGAGGTGGTCAATGTCGCCGAAGGGTATGCCAGAAATTATCTCCTACCCAGGAAACTGGCGGCAGAAGCCACCGAATCGAGTTTAAAGCAGCTGGAACAGGAAAAGAAAGCCCAGGAAAGAAAGAGGCAAAAAGAAAAGCAGATGGCCATGGAACAGGCTGAAATGCTGTCCAAAACCCATTTGACGCTGAAGGTCAAGGCCGGTGAGCAGGGCAAGCTTTTCGGTTCCATTACTTCCAGGGATATTTCGGATGCTCTGAAAAAGCAGTACAACATGGATGTCGACAAGAGAAAGATAGAGCTTTCAAGCCCCATAAAATCAGTGGGGGACTATGAGGTCACCATAAAGCTTGCGCCCGAGGTGGAAACCAAAATATTAATCAAAATAGTAGAAGGGTGA
- a CDS encoding DHH family phosphoesterase, producing the protein MSGHGDINILWISVIILAIEITVFIFTNPKVAVALLLVFIPLIFYILERMKGKKPEWPGILSHEVSPAQIFWREIFNNLPEPVVIIDERNNIYWENKTFSSLFENVRRASNLLHDLVPEIPLEDMSDQGETQIKLKDRVYFITSKSLEKSDKMRNQKFRALFFRDMTELFEHKKRLNEEKIVVGYIQVDNFDEVMAICPDENRPEILARIDKTIAQWVQGFNGFLKKYESDKFLAVLSLKEFNRAQEGKFSILEEIKEIKVGPAMPVTLSIGVAYGQDVLLEISRTAQNALELCLGRGGDQVVVKAEGKTHFFGGKTKELEKYSRVRARVISHALRDLIEESDVVLVLGHVFLDMDALGAGIGIVTAARSLGKQGFFILSPEQSPSVESLMELLQKDESMKKYLIREEEALGKMTRKTLVVVVDTHRPSFCLSQKVLQKAEKVVVVDHHRRGEEFIDKAFLVYLEPYASSTSEMVTEMLEYMGDEVKPTPLEATALLSGIVVDTRNFAFKTGVRTFEAASFLRRVGADPTVVYKLFQEDIDTVNARAEVVKRAEQMFEHIAVSYYLEKPKNPSLSAAQAANSLLEIKGIYASFVLVPTDDGISISARSLGNVNVQKVLEKLGGGGHLTVAGAQLKDTDLEEAVEKLKTAISEYFKEGETT; encoded by the coding sequence TTGTCAGGTCATGGTGATATAAATATCCTGTGGATAAGTGTTATAATACTTGCCATCGAAATAACGGTTTTTATTTTTACTAACCCGAAAGTGGCGGTCGCCCTGCTTTTGGTTTTCATTCCACTTATATTTTACATACTGGAGCGGATGAAAGGTAAAAAACCGGAGTGGCCGGGGATTTTGAGCCATGAGGTATCCCCCGCACAGATATTTTGGAGGGAGATTTTTAATAACCTACCGGAACCTGTAGTTATCATAGATGAAAGAAATAACATCTACTGGGAAAACAAGACCTTTTCTTCCCTTTTTGAAAATGTCAGGAGAGCCAGCAATCTGCTGCACGATCTCGTGCCGGAAATCCCTCTGGAAGATATGTCCGACCAGGGCGAGACCCAGATAAAATTAAAGGACCGAGTTTATTTTATTACCAGCAAATCACTTGAAAAAAGCGACAAAATGCGAAATCAAAAGTTTCGGGCGCTGTTTTTCAGGGACATGACGGAACTTTTTGAGCATAAAAAGAGGCTCAATGAAGAAAAGATAGTCGTAGGTTATATCCAGGTAGATAACTTTGATGAAGTGATGGCCATTTGCCCCGACGAAAATCGACCGGAAATCCTCGCCAGGATAGATAAAACAATAGCGCAATGGGTGCAGGGTTTCAACGGATTTTTAAAAAAATATGAGAGTGACAAGTTCCTGGCAGTACTAAGCCTCAAAGAGTTCAATCGGGCACAGGAAGGTAAGTTCTCTATCCTGGAGGAAATAAAGGAAATTAAAGTCGGGCCTGCCATGCCTGTAACTTTGAGCATCGGAGTCGCCTACGGCCAGGATGTGTTGTTGGAGATAAGCAGAACCGCCCAAAATGCCCTGGAACTTTGCCTGGGCCGGGGTGGAGATCAGGTAGTTGTGAAAGCAGAGGGTAAAACTCACTTCTTTGGAGGCAAAACCAAGGAATTGGAAAAATACAGTCGGGTAAGGGCCAGAGTGATTTCCCATGCCTTAAGAGACCTCATAGAAGAGTCGGATGTGGTACTGGTGCTGGGCCATGTGTTCCTTGATATGGATGCCCTGGGTGCCGGTATAGGTATTGTGACGGCAGCCAGAAGCCTTGGAAAACAGGGTTTCTTCATACTTTCTCCCGAGCAGAGTCCTTCGGTGGAATCTCTCATGGAACTTTTACAAAAGGACGAGAGCATGAAAAAATACCTCATAAGAGAAGAAGAGGCTCTGGGAAAGATGACGCGGAAAACTCTTGTAGTGGTGGTGGACACCCACAGGCCTTCTTTTTGCCTGTCCCAGAAAGTGCTCCAAAAAGCCGAAAAAGTGGTGGTTGTAGACCATCACCGGCGGGGCGAGGAATTTATTGACAAGGCTTTCCTGGTATATCTGGAGCCATATGCTTCTTCCACCAGCGAGATGGTGACCGAAATGCTGGAATACATGGGGGATGAAGTAAAGCCAACTCCCCTGGAAGCTACCGCTCTGCTTTCGGGCATCGTTGTGGACACCAGAAACTTTGCTTTTAAGACCGGTGTGCGCACTTTTGAGGCGGCCTCTTTCTTAAGAAGAGTGGGTGCAGACCCCACCGTGGTTTATAAGTTGTTCCAGGAGGACATAGATACAGTAAACGCCCGGGCTGAAGTGGTAAAAAGGGCAGAGCAGATGTTTGAACACATAGCCGTATCCTATTATCTGGAAAAACCCAAAAACCCATCCCTCTCTGCTGCCCAGGCTGCCAACAGCCTTCTGGAAATAAAGGGCATATATGCGTCCTTTGTGCTGGTGCCCACCGATGATGGTATATCTATCAGTGCAAGGTCTCTGGGAAATGTGAATGTACAGAAGGTGCTGGAGAAACTGGGTGGAGGCGGTCACTTGACCGTAGCCGGCGCCCAGTTGAAGGATACAGACCTTGAAGAGGCCGTGGAGAAATTAAAAACCGCAATTTCCGAGTATTTTAAAGAAGGTGAGACTACATGA
- a CDS encoding YybS family protein, producing the protein MGPANTRSMVEGAMLSAITIIISIIALYVPVLGIFASLIWPVPIVILGIRHGLRTSILSTAVAGIAVAMFQGPAQAFNVVLGFGLLGVVMGWAIRRKYSPYKVLFIGSAASLVSEVALIVMTIYIMGFNPMKMELSAMKDSIALVGNMYKNMGVSPETVKQIVDSYGKLLDFFTLAIPALLVMSSVVSAFLNYQVTKLILSRLGQKLEDFTPFWLWKLPDYTVFFFLLGVLMNLLEYYWPAGVLKSIGINLQLIFGFSFLIEGLSLVTYYMGRFNLAKILRVLFIFLVFFNPLISQIVLWAGLFDILFNFRHI; encoded by the coding sequence ATGGGACCTGCGAACACCAGATCCATGGTAGAGGGGGCCATGCTCTCCGCTATAACCATCATTATCAGCATCATTGCCCTTTATGTGCCGGTTCTGGGCATATTTGCAAGTCTAATCTGGCCTGTTCCCATTGTTATTCTGGGGATAAGGCACGGACTTAGAACCAGCATCCTTTCCACCGCGGTGGCGGGAATAGCGGTGGCCATGTTTCAGGGACCTGCCCAGGCCTTCAACGTGGTATTGGGTTTCGGGCTGTTGGGAGTAGTTATGGGATGGGCCATTAGAAGAAAATACAGCCCTTATAAGGTGCTTTTTATAGGCAGTGCGGCTTCTCTCGTGTCCGAAGTAGCCCTTATTGTCATGACCATCTACATAATGGGTTTCAACCCCATGAAGATGGAGTTATCTGCCATGAAGGACTCCATAGCCCTGGTGGGGAATATGTATAAAAACATGGGTGTTAGCCCCGAAACCGTAAAACAGATTGTGGATAGCTATGGAAAACTTCTTGATTTCTTCACTCTGGCCATTCCCGCACTGCTGGTCATGTCATCGGTGGTATCGGCCTTTCTGAACTATCAGGTGACTAAGCTGATACTTTCCCGTCTGGGGCAGAAACTGGAGGATTTTACTCCTTTCTGGCTGTGGAAGCTTCCGGATTACACCGTATTTTTCTTCCTCCTGGGGGTGCTCATGAACCTCCTGGAATATTACTGGCCTGCGGGAGTTTTAAAATCCATCGGCATAAACCTTCAGCTGATATTCGGATTTAGCTTTTTGATAGAAGGGCTTTCTCTGGTGACTTACTACATGGGCCGCTTTAATCTAGCGAAAATCCTGCGGGTTTTATTCATATTCCTGGTATTTTTCAATCCGCTGATATCCCAGATAGTGTTATGGGCAGGGCTGTTCGATATTCTGTTCAATTTCCGCCACATATAG
- the rpsR gene encoding 30S ribosomal protein S18 codes for MKTEGGLKQKKVKKKKVCSFCMDKVESIDYKEYNRLRKFITERGKILPRRITGNCAKHQRQLTTAIKRARNIALLPFTAE; via the coding sequence ATGAAAACTGAAGGCGGACTGAAGCAAAAAAAGGTTAAAAAGAAAAAGGTATGCAGTTTTTGCATGGATAAGGTAGAATCCATCGACTATAAAGAGTACAATCGCCTGAGAAAGTTCATAACAGAACGAGGCAAGATCCTGCCCCGTCGTATCACCGGCAATTGTGCAAAGCATCAAAGACAGCTTACCACGGCCATTAAAAGGGCGAGAAACATTGCCCTGCTGCCATTTACCGCAGAATAG
- a CDS encoding single-stranded DNA-binding protein: MNKVILIGRLTRDPELRYTPANSVPVATFTLAVDRPFLNQKGEREADFIRIVVWRKLAENCANNLKKGRQVAVSGRLQVRSYDTPEGQRRSVTEVVADEVKFLDRPKTSAEPEFDSIDVNMDFDSGNDDIGGNEVPF; the protein is encoded by the coding sequence TTGAACAAAGTAATTTTGATAGGCAGGCTTACAAGAGACCCGGAACTTCGGTATACACCTGCCAACAGCGTGCCTGTGGCCACTTTTACGCTGGCGGTGGACCGGCCTTTTTTGAATCAAAAAGGAGAAAGGGAAGCGGATTTCATCAGGATTGTGGTCTGGAGAAAACTGGCCGAAAACTGTGCCAACAACCTTAAAAAGGGCAGGCAGGTGGCGGTCTCCGGGAGGCTCCAGGTGAGATCCTACGATACCCCGGAGGGACAGCGCCGATCCGTAACGGAAGTGGTGGCCGATGAGGTCAAGTTTCTGGATAGGCCAAAGACAAGCGCGGAACCTGAGTTTGATAGCATAGATGTGAATATGGATTTCGACAGCGGAAATGATGATATTGGAGGAAATGAGGTGCCATTTTGA
- the rpsF gene encoding 30S ribosomal protein S6 — protein MRDYETLYIIDPELEADAIKQLVDKFKGVIEEKGGSVQEIDEWGKRRLAYPINHRREGYYVLMNFSSNPDAARDLERVFKITSGLMRYLIVKKEK, from the coding sequence ATGAGAGATTACGAAACCCTTTACATCATTGATCCCGAACTGGAAGCCGATGCTATAAAGCAGCTGGTGGACAAGTTCAAAGGGGTTATTGAAGAAAAAGGGGGCAGCGTGCAGGAGATTGACGAATGGGGTAAGAGAAGGCTTGCCTATCCCATCAATCACCGCCGGGAGGGCTACTATGTCCTTATGAACTTTAGCTCAAATCCCGATGCAGCCCGGGACCTGGAGAGGGTCTTCAAAATAACCAGCGGGCTTATGAGATACCTCATTGTAAAAAAAGAGAAATAA
- a CDS encoding DUF951 domain-containing protein has protein sequence MKKKHPCGSDEWEIWRVGMDFGIKCLGCGRKVMIPRPKFEKSAKKIVSRKQTGDLEKPPDK, from the coding sequence ATGAAAAAGAAACATCCCTGCGGCAGTGACGAATGGGAGATCTGGCGTGTGGGTATGGATTTCGGCATAAAGTGCCTGGGCTGCGGCAGAAAGGTCATGATTCCCAGGCCCAAGTTCGAAAAATCCGCCAAAAAAATAGTGAGCCGCAAACAAACCGGGGACCTTGAAAAACCCCCCGATAAATGA
- a CDS encoding mechanosensitive ion channel family protein has protein sequence MNDIIQAYKDFMTKLPPFAVPVAKAAAIIFLAYIAIKFSEGFIDRIFLIKNDGKIPMNENKKRTLTGLLKSIVRYVTYFVVIINLLQLMGIDTKSLLTAAGIGGLAVGFGAQNLVKDVISGFFIIFEDQYSIGDYVEAAGVAGTVEDLGIRSTRLRDFGGQLHIIPNGEITRVTNHSRGPMRALVDVSIAYEEDIDAALAVLEDVCKEIRNKREDILEGPSVLGVTKLGPSEVVVTILAKTVPMQQWSVEREIRKAAKVRLEKEGIEIPYPRVVYIKKGSEKEDGSS, from the coding sequence ATGAACGATATCATCCAGGCTTATAAAGACTTTATGACAAAGCTTCCACCCTTTGCAGTGCCTGTGGCAAAGGCAGCGGCCATAATTTTTCTGGCATATATTGCCATAAAATTTTCCGAAGGTTTTATAGACCGCATCTTTTTAATAAAAAATGACGGGAAAATACCTATGAATGAAAATAAAAAAAGGACACTGACAGGCCTTTTGAAAAGTATAGTCCGGTATGTGACCTATTTTGTGGTTATTATAAACCTGTTACAGCTCATGGGTATAGATACTAAATCGCTGCTGACCGCTGCCGGCATCGGGGGCCTGGCGGTGGGCTTTGGAGCCCAGAACCTGGTTAAAGATGTCATATCGGGCTTTTTCATAATTTTTGAAGATCAGTACAGTATAGGGGACTATGTGGAGGCCGCCGGTGTTGCCGGCACTGTGGAAGACCTGGGTATAAGAAGCACCAGGCTCCGGGATTTCGGAGGCCAGCTCCACATCATCCCCAACGGGGAGATAACCCGGGTAACCAACCACTCCCGGGGTCCCATGCGGGCCCTGGTAGACGTCAGCATAGCCTATGAGGAAGATATAGATGCAGCTCTGGCGGTATTGGAGGATGTATGTAAAGAGATAAGAAACAAAAGGGAGGACATACTGGAAGGTCCCAGCGTGCTGGGAGTTACCAAACTGGGCCCTTCGGAGGTGGTGGTAACCATTCTGGCCAAAACCGTTCCCATGCAGCAGTGGAGTGTGGAGAGGGAGATTCGCAAGGCCGCAAAGGTCAGGCTTGAAAAGGAAGGCATAGAAATCCCCTACCCCAGGGTGGTCTATATAAAAAAGGGCAGTGAAAAGGAGGATGGAAGCTCTTGA
- the yedF gene encoding sulfurtransferase-like selenium metabolism protein YedF: MEVFVDARGKACPEPVIMTKKALDSMESGRVITAVDNEISRDNVVKLARSQNLEFLVEEKNGGFEITIEKGRRENALEHAVDGMKHENTHLMLDKDYVILVSQNTLGNGAVELGKILLKNYLYTLREASHLPSALLFVNSGVFLTTEGSESLEALKELEKSGVEILSCGTCLDYYHLKEKLMVGKVTNMFEIVEKTTGKRTLCL; encoded by the coding sequence ATGGAAGTTTTTGTGGATGCTCGAGGTAAGGCGTGTCCGGAGCCTGTCATCATGACAAAAAAGGCGCTGGATTCCATGGAAAGCGGCCGGGTGATCACTGCCGTGGACAATGAAATATCCAGGGACAATGTGGTAAAGCTGGCCAGGAGCCAGAATCTGGAGTTCCTGGTGGAGGAAAAGAACGGGGGATTTGAGATAACCATAGAAAAGGGCCGGCGTGAAAACGCTTTGGAGCATGCTGTGGATGGCATGAAGCATGAAAACACCCATTTGATGTTGGATAAGGATTATGTTATCCTTGTTTCCCAAAATACCCTGGGCAATGGGGCTGTAGAATTGGGGAAAATTCTTTTAAAAAATTACTTATATACCCTCAGGGAAGCATCACATCTGCCTTCTGCTTTGCTTTTCGTAAACAGCGGAGTATTTCTCACTACCGAAGGCTCGGAATCTCTGGAAGCCCTGAAGGAACTTGAAAAGAGTGGCGTGGAAATCCTGTCCTGCGGCACATGCCTGGATTATTATCATCTTAAAGAAAAACTTATGGTGGGAAAGGTCACCAACATGTTCGAAATAGTGGAGAAGACCACTGGAAAGAGAACTTTATGTTTATAA
- a CDS encoding CvpA family protein, producing the protein MNWIDIFLLIIFLKSAIEGFSKGLILSAFKMAGVIVALYVGIFYRDLVVDFLKAHFAVESALSAMLNMPRASGTGMESVGAVGLSHIVDMALGAIGFFVIFAGVQLVFLIPAFFLDGLVKLTNLTAANRLLGLGFGLARSALWVALIYAVLSPFLMAWPAGWLTRGLNGSYILMHLKFLDFITPVVVKLI; encoded by the coding sequence ATGAACTGGATTGATATATTTCTGCTGATAATTTTTTTAAAAAGTGCCATCGAAGGCTTTTCGAAGGGCTTGATACTTTCGGCATTCAAGATGGCGGGAGTGATAGTGGCTCTTTATGTGGGGATTTTCTACCGCGATCTGGTGGTGGACTTTTTGAAAGCCCACTTTGCGGTGGAATCAGCCCTGAGCGCCATGCTTAATATGCCCCGGGCCTCCGGAACAGGGATGGAATCCGTGGGAGCCGTGGGCCTGAGCCACATTGTCGATATGGCCCTGGGGGCTATAGGATTTTTCGTAATATTTGCAGGGGTTCAGCTGGTGTTTTTGATTCCCGCCTTTTTTCTTGATGGCCTTGTCAAACTTACAAACCTCACTGCCGCAAACCGGCTGCTGGGGCTTGGGTTTGGCCTGGCCCGGTCCGCCCTGTGGGTTGCCCTTATATATGCGGTGCTGTCGCCTTTTTTGATGGCATGGCCTGCAGGCTGGCTGACAAGAGGCCTGAACGGTTCGTATATATTGATGCACTTGAAATTTTTGGACTTTATAACACCGGTTGTGGTAAAATTAATATAG
- a CDS encoding tetratricopeptide repeat protein — protein sequence MAEDLMVEGKKLMNLGEYDRARDLFNTLISREPGNAEAYNKLGIIYARQQDFEEAKKYFLKALELKPDFSSAASNLGNIFFEAGDLDEAEEYYKKAAVMDPDNPVPYNNLAVIYKKQKKIDKYVSFYKKSISLESRRQSDYYDSADMKESNKPGIGKYWWVLGIIIGVIMYFLLSRR from the coding sequence ATGGCAGAAGATTTGATGGTGGAAGGCAAGAAATTGATGAACCTGGGAGAATATGACAGGGCAAGAGACTTGTTCAATACATTAATAAGCCGCGAACCCGGCAATGCTGAGGCCTATAACAAACTGGGCATCATCTATGCCCGGCAGCAAGACTTTGAAGAAGCAAAAAAGTATTTTTTAAAAGCCCTGGAGCTCAAGCCCGATTTTTCATCGGCGGCCAGCAATCTCGGCAATATTTTTTTTGAAGCCGGGGATCTCGATGAAGCAGAGGAGTATTATAAAAAAGCGGCGGTGATGGACCCCGACAACCCCGTGCCGTATAACAACCTGGCAGTGATCTACAAGAAACAGAAAAAAATAGACAAGTATGTAAGCTTCTATAAAAAGTCCATAAGTCTGGAAAGCCGCCGCCAGAGCGACTACTATGATAGTGCAGACATGAAGGAATCAAATAAGCCGGGTATTGGAAAATATTGGTGGGTACTGGGTATAATTATCGGGGTGATAATGTACTTCCTGCTTTCGAGGAGGTGA